From Candidatus Zixiibacteriota bacterium, the proteins below share one genomic window:
- a CDS encoding methionine adenosyltransferase: MTDRRYLFTSESVTEGHPDKLSDQISDGVLDDLLSQDPLSRVACETFVTVGLVVVGGEITTNGFVDIQKLVRQIVKEIGYTKPTYGFSYDSCAILNAIGSQSPDIAQGVDTGGAGDQGLMTGYACDETPELMPMPIMLAHRLCRRLTEVRKQGTLGFLGPDGKSQVTIEYVDGKPQRCEAIVLSSQHDETILDKTGKKITEAARQEMIDAVIKPIVPAAMLDDKTKIYVNPTGKFVIGGPQSDTGMTGRKIIVDTYGGMASHGGGAFSGKDPTKVDRSAAYMARYIAKNIVAAGLARRCTVQLAYAIGVAEPVSIMVYTDKTSDIDEARLIALIRKHFALTPKGIIEMLQLRRPIYRKTAAYGHFGRSEPEFTWEKTDKAGDLKKDA; this comes from the coding sequence ATGACAGACAGAAGATACCTGTTCACCTCGGAGTCGGTCACGGAGGGTCATCCGGACAAGCTGTCGGATCAGATCTCGGACGGGGTCCTGGACGACCTGCTGAGCCAGGACCCGCTGAGCCGCGTCGCCTGCGAGACGTTTGTGACGGTCGGGCTGGTGGTGGTTGGCGGCGAGATCACCACCAACGGTTTTGTGGATATCCAGAAGCTGGTGCGGCAGATCGTCAAGGAGATCGGCTACACGAAACCGACCTACGGATTTTCGTACGATTCGTGCGCGATCCTGAATGCGATCGGTTCGCAGTCGCCCGATATCGCCCAAGGGGTCGATACCGGCGGCGCGGGCGACCAGGGGTTGATGACGGGCTATGCCTGTGATGAGACGCCGGAGTTGATGCCAATGCCGATCATGCTGGCCCATCGCCTGTGCCGGCGGCTGACGGAGGTGCGCAAGCAAGGGACGCTTGGTTTTCTGGGGCCGGACGGCAAGTCGCAGGTGACGATCGAATATGTCGACGGCAAGCCGCAGCGCTGCGAGGCGATCGTGCTGTCGTCGCAACATGACGAGACGATTCTCGACAAGACCGGCAAGAAGATCACGGAAGCGGCACGGCAGGAAATGATCGACGCGGTCATCAAGCCGATTGTGCCGGCGGCGATGCTGGACGACAAAACGAAGATTTACGTGAACCCGACCGGCAAATTCGTGATCGGCGGGCCGCAGTCGGATACCGGCATGACGGGGCGCAAGATCATCGTCGACACTTACGGCGGGATGGCCTCGCACGGCGGCGGCGCGTTTTCGGGCAAGGATCCGACCAAGGTGGACCGCTCGGCGGCGTATATGGCGCGCTACATTGCGAAGAACATCGTGGCTGCCGGGCTGGCGCGGCGCTGCACGGTGCAGTTGGCGTACGCGATCGGGGTGGCGGAGCCGGTGTCGATCATGGTCTACACCGACAAGACTTCGGACATCGACGAGGCGCGCCTGATCGCGCTGATTCGGAAGCATTTTGCGCTGACACCGAAGGGGATTATCGAGATGCTGCAGTTGCGGCGGCCGATTTATCGGAAGACGGCGGCGTACGGGCATTTCGGCCGCAGCGAGCCGGAGTTTACGTGGGAGAAGACCGACAAGGCCGGCGATTTGAAGAAGGACGCTTAG
- a CDS encoding adenosylhomocysteinase, protein MKSYDVKDLKLAGEGRRRIEWAANFMPVCRLIEERFKKEKPLKGYRLAACLHVTTETANLMRVLKAGGAEIALCASNPLSTQDDVAAALVKDLGISVYAICGIDTKGYYRHIKSALDSKPQMTMDDGADLVSVLHSERKDLLKNVIGGTEETTTGVIRLRAMAENKVLRYPIIAVNDSMTKHMFDNRYGTGQSTIDGIIRATNFLIAGATVVIAGYGWCGRGVAMRAKGLGADVIVTEVDEVKAIEAVMDGYRVMPMAQAAPLGDIFVTLTGNIHVIRPEHFAKMKSGAIVCNSGHFNVELDLVGLAKMAKKRRMVRNLVEEFTLRSGRKVNILGEGRLINLAAAEGHPAMVMDMSFANQALASEYIVKNHRKLTISVFALPKKVDQNVAALKLKSMGTAIDKLTAEQKKYLASWEMGT, encoded by the coding sequence TTGAAGTCATACGACGTCAAGGATCTGAAGCTGGCGGGCGAAGGGCGCCGCCGCATCGAGTGGGCGGCGAACTTCATGCCGGTATGCCGGCTGATTGAGGAGCGATTCAAGAAGGAGAAGCCGCTGAAGGGGTATCGGCTGGCGGCATGCCTGCACGTAACCACCGAGACCGCCAATTTGATGCGGGTGCTGAAGGCGGGCGGCGCGGAGATTGCATTGTGCGCCTCCAATCCGCTGTCGACGCAGGATGATGTCGCGGCGGCGCTGGTGAAGGATTTGGGAATCAGCGTGTATGCGATTTGTGGAATCGACACCAAGGGTTACTATCGCCATATCAAGTCGGCGCTCGACAGCAAGCCGCAGATGACGATGGATGACGGCGCCGACCTGGTGAGTGTGCTGCACTCAGAACGGAAGGACCTGCTGAAGAATGTGATCGGCGGGACGGAAGAGACGACGACCGGCGTAATCCGGTTGCGGGCCATGGCCGAGAACAAAGTTCTGCGGTATCCGATTATCGCGGTCAATGATTCGATGACCAAGCACATGTTCGACAACCGCTACGGCACCGGACAGTCGACGATTGACGGGATCATCCGCGCGACGAATTTCCTGATTGCGGGCGCGACGGTGGTGATCGCCGGTTACGGCTGGTGCGGTCGCGGCGTGGCGATGCGGGCGAAAGGGCTCGGGGCGGATGTGATCGTGACCGAGGTGGACGAAGTCAAGGCGATCGAAGCGGTGATGGACGGCTACCGGGTAATGCCGATGGCGCAAGCGGCGCCGCTGGGGGATATTTTCGTGACGCTCACCGGCAACATCCACGTGATCCGACCGGAGCATTTCGCCAAGATGAAATCGGGCGCGATCGTCTGCAACAGCGGGCATTTCAACGTCGAGCTGGATCTGGTCGGTTTGGCGAAGATGGCGAAGAAGCGGCGGATGGTAAGGAATCTGGTCGAGGAATTCACGCTGCGATCGGGGCGCAAGGTCAATATCCTTGGCGAAGGTCGACTGATCAATTTGGCGGCGGCGGAAGGTCATCCGGCGATGGTGATGGATATGTCGTTCGCCAATCAGGCGCTGGCGTCGGAGTACATCGTGAAGAACCACCGGAAGCTGACGATAAGCGTGTTTGCGCTGCCGAAGAAGGTGGATCAGAACGTGGCGGCGCTGAAGCTCAAGTCGATGGGGACGGCGATCGACAAGCTGACGGCGGAGCAGAAGAAGTATCTGGCGAGCTGGGAGATGGGGACGTAG